One window of the Pseudomonadota bacterium genome contains the following:
- a CDS encoding ABC transporter ATP-binding protein translates to MPGETVIEARGLTRVYHTGEVEVRALRGVDIVVERGDFVAIMGPSGSGKSTTMNILGCLDRPTGGSYVLDGVEVSSLSRDDLAGIRNRKIGFVFQGFNLLARTSALENVELPMLYAGEASARERVERATAALTAVGLGKRTHHVPTQMSGGEQQRVAIARALVNRPAILLADEPTGNLDSRTSVEVMRILQDLNEREALTIILVTHEPDIAQYARRIITFRDGRIRSDVAVTNRVSAAATLETMSLEVDA, encoded by the coding sequence ATGCCGGGCGAGACGGTCATCGAGGCTCGCGGGCTGACGCGGGTGTACCACACCGGCGAGGTGGAGGTGCGCGCCCTGCGCGGCGTCGACATCGTGGTCGAACGAGGTGACTTCGTGGCCATCATGGGGCCGTCGGGGTCTGGCAAGTCGACCACCATGAACATCCTGGGGTGCCTCGACCGCCCGACGGGGGGCAGCTACGTGCTCGATGGCGTCGAGGTCTCATCGCTGTCGCGCGACGACCTGGCCGGCATCCGCAACCGCAAGATCGGATTCGTGTTTCAAGGGTTCAACCTGCTGGCGCGCACCTCGGCCCTCGAGAACGTGGAGCTGCCCATGCTCTATGCCGGTGAGGCCTCCGCACGCGAGCGGGTGGAACGTGCCACCGCCGCGCTCACGGCCGTGGGGCTGGGAAAGCGCACCCACCACGTGCCCACCCAGATGTCCGGCGGCGAGCAGCAGCGCGTGGCCATCGCGCGCGCGCTGGTGAACCGCCCGGCCATACTGCTGGCCGACGAGCCCACCGGCAACCTCGACAGCCGCACCTCGGTCGAGGTCATGCGCATCCTTCAAGACCTCAACGAGCGAGAAGCGCTCACCATCATCCTCGTCACCCACGAACCCGACATCGCCCAGTACGCCCGCCGGATCATCACGTTCCGGGATGGGCGCATCCGCTCAGACGTGGCGGTGACCAACCGCGTCAGCGCCGCAGCCACACTCGAGACCATGAGCCTCGAGGTCGACGCATGA
- a CDS encoding FtsX-like permease family protein, with translation MLGIIIGVATVISMLAIGTGARTSVESTINSLGTNMLFVSPGSVTQGGVRSGAYGRSTLTADDVGAMAKECPSVLAAVPMTSNGAQIVYANQNWQTQVSGAGVDYPIVRNWPLAKGRFFLEDEVRSGAKVAVLGQVVVDQLFGSEDPIDRTIRVRNVPVRVVGVLTEKGDTAMGNSQDDTVLVPYTTAMKRLFHLQFLRYAMVSARSKDLVEKAKSEISALMRQRHRIGPGEEDDVSIRTQAEFAQTAAASARIFTMLLGGIASVSLLVGGIGIMNIMLVSVTERIREIGIRMALGARSQDILLQFLVESMMLSLLGGTLGIMLGYGISKGAARFSEWPLMVSTESVVIAFGFSAVVGVFFGLYPAFKASRLDPIEALRHE, from the coding sequence ATGCTGGGCATCATCATCGGCGTGGCCACCGTCATCAGCATGCTCGCCATCGGCACGGGGGCGCGCACCTCGGTTGAATCAACCATCAACAGCCTGGGCACCAACATGCTTTTCGTCTCTCCTGGCTCGGTGACCCAGGGCGGCGTGCGCAGCGGCGCGTACGGTCGCAGCACCCTCACGGCCGATGACGTGGGCGCCATGGCCAAGGAGTGCCCATCGGTGCTGGCCGCGGTGCCTATGACGAGCAACGGTGCCCAGATCGTCTATGCGAACCAGAACTGGCAGACCCAGGTGAGCGGCGCGGGCGTCGATTACCCCATCGTGCGCAACTGGCCCTTGGCCAAGGGGCGCTTCTTTCTCGAAGACGAGGTGCGGTCTGGTGCCAAGGTCGCCGTACTCGGCCAGGTCGTGGTCGACCAGCTCTTCGGCAGCGAGGACCCCATCGACCGCACCATCCGCGTACGCAACGTGCCCGTGCGGGTGGTGGGTGTGCTGACAGAAAAAGGCGACACCGCCATGGGCAACAGCCAGGACGACACCGTACTGGTTCCCTATACCACGGCCATGAAACGCCTCTTCCACCTGCAGTTCCTGCGCTACGCCATGGTGAGCGCGCGCTCGAAAGATCTGGTCGAGAAGGCGAAGAGCGAGATCTCCGCGCTCATGCGCCAGCGCCATCGCATCGGACCTGGCGAGGAAGACGACGTCAGCATCCGGACCCAGGCTGAGTTCGCGCAGACCGCCGCGGCCTCTGCGCGCATCTTCACCATGCTGCTCGGCGGCATCGCTTCGGTATCGCTGCTCGTGGGCGGCATCGGCATCATGAACATCATGCTGGTATCGGTGACCGAGCGCATCCGCGAGATCGGCATCCGCATGGCGCTGGGCGCGCGCAGCCAGGACATCCTGCTGCAGTTCCTGGTCGAATCGATGATGCTCTCGCTCCTGGGTGGAACCCTTGGCATCATGCTCGGGTACGGCATCTCGAAGGGAGCCGCGCGCTTCTCGGAATGGCCGCTCATGGTGTCGACCGAGTCCGTTGTGATTGCGTTCGGGTTCTCAGCGGTGGTGGGCGTCTTCTTCGGGCTCTATCCCGCGTTCAAGGCGTCGCGCCTCGACCCCATCGAAGCGCTGCGCCACGAGTAG